The window TCATTTTGTTTCACTATAGCTCTGTTTTAGTTAGATCTGCACATCTGTTTTGCTCCAGGTAGTTAATTTTGCCAGTTCAGTTTCTCTGTAGATTTTTGCCATAGTAGAAAaggattttaaatattaatagccccttaaaatattttattaccattTACTTAAATGAACGATAGATAATGTACATGCTTTGTTTTTTGTGCAAATACCCAAGACAATCTGATTGAAAGACAGCTTAAGGACAAATAAATAgcaaaagctttcagtctttatttacagtatatagaaggTTACTGTTTTCATTTTAGGTGGAAGAGTCTGATCAGCAGGAACACCCCAGAGGAAGGACATCTTTAGCGATAGAATTTACATACCGTTAGCTCACAGTAATTGATTAGTAGCAGGGCTCTGTAGTACAGAGCTAGCTGGGCATGTTATTTGGGATGTCTTTGATGCTGTGGTTTTCCGAAGCTTGCTGGCTGCATGCTTGTTGCCTTTGTTCGTGACACAGGTAATTACTTGATAAAATGAAGTGCATCGCTGTGAACAATTGACCCTTTGGAACAATCCAGGCTGGTCAGCAGTCTAAAGCCACACTTTAAAGCCATCATGATAGCCTCAAACTTAAGAGTTTCCAAGGTACAGACAAAGGTGTTGTCTTCCTTTAGTACAAGTCGAGTGCCATTTTCAGACTTTATGAAGTATTTAAATTGGATGATATTTGACGATATTGAAAACTCCTCTGGAAATCCATCCAGCCTGCTTTTGGACACCAGAACAATGCGAGACTTTATTTTTGATATGAAATCAGGAGCATTACAGAAGATTCTTAATCCTTGTGAACGATCGTGGTTATCTGTTATTTCCAAGAAAGTAGTCTCTCTGGGTGTTAGCTGTTCTTTCTCCCACCTGGATTTCACTTCCTCTGCCAGTCCCTTGAGCTGAAAGAATTCTGCTTCTTGTGCAAGAAGTTGATTTTCTCGAAAC of the Pan paniscus chromosome 14, NHGRI_mPanPan1-v2.0_pri, whole genome shotgun sequence genome contains:
- the KCTD4 gene encoding BTB/POZ domain-containing protein KCTD4, which translates into the protein MERKINRREKEKEYEGKHNSLEDTDQGKNCKSTLMTLNVGGYLYITQKQTLTKYPDTFLEGIVNGKILCPFDADGHYFIDRDGLLFRHVLNFLRNGELLLPEGFRENQLLAQEAEFFQLKGLAEEVKSRWEKEQLTPRETTFLEITDNHDRSQGLRIFCNAPDFISKIKSRIVLVSKSRLDGFPEEFSISSNIIQFKYFIKSENGTRLVLKEDNTFVCTLETLKFEAIMMALKCGFRLLTSLDCSKGSIVHSDALHFIK